The genome window TGCTGTTGGCTTTCTCGATTTCGTCGAGCAATACGATGCTGTATGGTTTGCGGCGTACCTTTTCGGTCAGCTGTCCACCTTCGTTATAGCCTACGTATCCTGGAGGTGCACCTACCAGACGTGAGGTGTTGAAACTCTCGGAGAATTCGCTCATGTCTATTCTGATGAGTGAATCTTTCGAGCCAAACATTTCCTCGGCAAGTTTCTGGGCAAGATAGGTCTTACCTACACCTGTAGGACCCAGGAACATGAATACGCCAATAGGATGGTTAGGGTCGCGCAAGCCTACACGGTTCCTCAGAATGGTCTTTACCATCTTGTTGATGGCATTATCCTGAGCAATCACCTTGTGCTTCAGGTTGTGTTCCAGATTTTTCAGACGTTTGCTTTCACCCTCTGCCATACGTTGGGCCGGTATGCCGGTCATCATGCTGATAACGTTGGCAATGTCTTCGGCTGTCACCTCAACATATTCGCCAATCTCTCCCTGCTGCCATTGCGCCTTCATGTCCTCAATCTCTTTCTCGATCTTGGTCTGGGCATCTCTGCATGAGGCTGCCATCTCGAAGTTCTGGTTTGCTACAGCCTGCTGCTTCTTGCTGATTATCTTTTTCAGTTCTTTTTCCAGCTTGATATATGGAGCAGGAACACTTGCATTATTAATATGTACGCGCGAGCCGGCTTCATCTATCACGTCGATAGCCTTGTCTGGGAAGTGGCGGTCGGTGATATAGCGCTCTGTCAGTTTGACACATGTCTCGAGAGCCTCGTCTGTATATCTCACACAGTGATGCTTCTCGTAATGTTCCTTGATGTTGTGCAGTATCAGCAGGGTCTCTTCGCGTGTTGTCGGTTCAACGATAACCTTCTGGAAACGGCGCTCCAGGGCTCCGTCTTTCTCGATACTCTTGCGATACTCGTCGAGCGTGGTGGCACCGATACACTGGATGACACCTCTTGCCAGGGCTGGTTTCAGAATGTTGGCAGCATCCATGCTTCCTTCACCGGAACCGGCGCCTATCATGGTATGAATCTCATCTATGAAGATGATGATTTCCGGATGGTTCTCCAGTTCCTTGATGACATTCTTGATGCGCTCTTCAAACTGTCCGCGGAATTTGGTTCCTGCAACGATGGCAGTCAGGTCGAGACTTATCAGACGCTTGTTGAAGAACATAGGCGATGTTTCCTGGTTGTTGATGAGCTGTGCCAGTCCTTCTACGATGGCACTCTTTCCTACGCCCGGTTCACCTATTAATACTGGGTTGTTCTTCTTTCTGCGACCCAGAATCTCGAGCACACGCTGAATCTCCTTCTCTCTGCCCACGACAGGATCCAGTTTTCCATCGGCTGCAGCCTTAGTCAGGTCGAAACTGAATTTGTCGATGGTAGGGGTGCTGCTCTTTTTGCGCGGAGTTCCATTTGAACGGGTAGACAGTCTCATCGGGTTCTGGTCCTTTTCCATATCGAATGGCTCTTCGTCAGTTTCCATCATGTCGTTCTGCTCGTTGTAGTCATCTTCTGTTTCTATTCCACCAGCCATCTCCAGGTTCTCTGCTTCCTCCTGCCTGTCAGCATCAGGGATTTCTGAATCTGGTGTTTGGGGTTCCATTTTGAAATCCTTCGGCTCTTCTGTCTTCTGCTCATCATCCTTGTCAGTAGGATAGAGCATTTCGATGGCACGGTCGTAGCTTAAGCCCAGTTGACTCAGCCAGTTGGCTACAGGGTTCTTGTCATTTCTCAAGATGGCAAGCAGCAGATGTCTTGGCTCTACAATCTTGGAGTGCTCGTAGTTGTTTGCCTCGCGGATAGAGTCTCTGATAATGCTGTCTGTTATCTGGCTGAATGGGATGTGGCTATTCTCCTTCACGTTATCGGCAGGAGTTTCTTCCACACGCTTTTCCAGTTTGCTGTTAAGGACTCCGCTGAAAGCCATCGGACTGATGTCTGCGCCCTTCAGGAGCTTGTTGACATCGCTGTCGTTCTGGCTGATCAGACTCAGCATCAGATGCTCCACGCTGATTTCACTTCCCAAGGTGCGTGCTGCTTCTTTGCTACTTCTGTTCAGTATGTCCTGTATATGTGAAAACGGATTTATCATATTTGCTTATATTTTTAAATATCTCAGTGCAAAAGTACACATTATTTTCAAAAATAGCAAATGATATGCCAACTTTTTTGCATTGTTAAAATACAAATAATGCTAAAATAATGCGATTTTTCGCCTCTAAAGCGTTTTAGTATCATTTTTTTTTGTATCTTTGTCGGGAATTTCAAAAGGGTAAAACGGCTTAGAACGCAAGGAAATGCCCTTAAACGCGATTTCCGGATGGAAAACAGACGTTTTGAAAGTAACGAATAAACAATAATACATTAATATAAGAAATGGACGAAAATCAGACAATGGATCATGATAGAATCATGAAGATCAACATTGAGGAGGAGATGAAGTCGAGCTACATCGATTATTCGATGTCAGTTATCGTGGCTCGTGCCCTCCCTGATGTACGCGATGGTTTCAAGCCTGTGCACCGCCGTATTCTTTACGGTATGCTCGGCATTGGAAACACCAGTGACAAACCTTATAAGAAATGTGCGCGTGTTGTTGGTGAGGTGCTCGGTAAGTATCACCCTCACGGTGACTTTTCTGTTTACGGCGCTCTGGTGCGTATGGGACAGGAGTGGAACATGCGTTATACCTTGATTGACGGACAGGGTAACTTCGGTTCTGTTGACGGTGACTCTCCTGCTGCCATGCGTTATACAGAGTGCCGCCTCTCCAAGATGGGTGAGCATATCATGGATGACCTTGACAAGGAAACGGTTGATATGACCAACAACTTCGATGATACCCTGCAGGAACCTACCGTGATGCCTACCAAGATTCCTAATCTTCTGGTAAATGGTGGTAACGGTATTGCAGTAGGTATGGCTACCAATATACCTACCCACAACCTGGGTGAGGTAATTGACGGTTGCTGTGCATATATCGATAATCCTGACATCGACACCGACGG of Segatella copri contains these proteins:
- a CDS encoding ATP-dependent Clp protease ATP-binding subunit; its protein translation is MINPFSHIQDILNRSSKEAARTLGSEISVEHLMLSLISQNDSDVNKLLKGADISPMAFSGVLNSKLEKRVEETPADNVKENSHIPFSQITDSIIRDSIREANNYEHSKIVEPRHLLLAILRNDKNPVANWLSQLGLSYDRAIEMLYPTDKDDEQKTEEPKDFKMEPQTPDSEIPDADRQEEAENLEMAGGIETEDDYNEQNDMMETDEEPFDMEKDQNPMRLSTRSNGTPRKKSSTPTIDKFSFDLTKAAADGKLDPVVGREKEIQRVLEILGRRKKNNPVLIGEPGVGKSAIVEGLAQLINNQETSPMFFNKRLISLDLTAIVAGTKFRGQFEERIKNVIKELENHPEIIIFIDEIHTMIGAGSGEGSMDAANILKPALARGVIQCIGATTLDEYRKSIEKDGALERRFQKVIVEPTTREETLLILHNIKEHYEKHHCVRYTDEALETCVKLTERYITDRHFPDKAIDVIDEAGSRVHINNASVPAPYIKLEKELKKIISKKQQAVANQNFEMAASCRDAQTKIEKEIEDMKAQWQQGEIGEYVEVTAEDIANVISMMTGIPAQRMAEGESKRLKNLEHNLKHKVIAQDNAINKMVKTILRNRVGLRDPNHPIGVFMFLGPTGVGKTYLAQKLAEEMFGSKDSLIRIDMSEFSESFNTSRLVGAPPGYVGYNEGGQLTEKVRRKPYSIVLLDEIEKANSKVFNLLLQVLDEGRLTDGNGRLIDFRNTIIIMTSNAGTRQLKDFGRGVGFTSAGIKGGLAMDEKDKEYARSIVQKSLSKQFAPEFLNRLDDIITFDQLDLNAIKRIIDLDLEGLVKRIEELGYHFQITEKAKEMVAKKGYDVQFGARPLRRAIQTYIEDSVCEMLLDGTMKPGDTISVGKNSKKEELTFKKL